The Microbacterium maritypicum genome contains a region encoding:
- the lspA gene encoding signal peptidase II, whose protein sequence is MSGRRPLRRSAAGAVVAILAALVLAADQFVKHLTIENLPYQEPVPVLGEFLQLYYVRNPGAAFSLGSEVTWIFTIALAVVACVIVWKAFGLKSRLWAVVLGCLLGGVLGNLSDRLLREPGFPVGHVVDMISMPWMMPAIFNVADIFIVTGMISVALLVVFGLRFDGTRERDHEIVETEAEAEAAAAAAVTGTETDDEMVDAGDSVPLRASDDDAPSEGATPAPEGR, encoded by the coding sequence TTGTCAGGACGCCGTCCCCTTCGTCGGTCGGCGGCCGGTGCGGTCGTTGCGATTCTCGCAGCGCTCGTACTGGCCGCCGACCAGTTTGTGAAGCACCTCACGATCGAGAACCTTCCGTATCAGGAGCCGGTTCCGGTCCTGGGGGAGTTCCTTCAGCTGTACTACGTCCGCAATCCCGGAGCGGCGTTCTCCCTCGGGTCCGAGGTCACCTGGATCTTCACGATCGCCCTCGCCGTCGTGGCCTGCGTGATCGTCTGGAAGGCGTTCGGACTCAAGTCGCGGCTGTGGGCGGTCGTCCTCGGCTGTCTTCTGGGCGGGGTGCTCGGCAATCTGAGCGACCGTCTCCTCCGTGAGCCCGGCTTCCCGGTGGGGCATGTGGTCGACATGATCTCGATGCCGTGGATGATGCCGGCGATCTTCAACGTCGCCGACATCTTCATCGTCACGGGCATGATCTCCGTGGCTTTGCTGGTCGTCTTCGGCCTCCGTTTCGACGGCACGCGGGAGCGCGATCACGAGATCGTCGAGACCGAGGCAGAAGCCGAGGCGGCTGCCGCGGCCGCTGTCACGGGAACCGAGACCGACGACGAGATGGTCGACGCAGGCGATTCCGTGCCGCTGCGTGCGTCCGATGACGATGCGCCTTCGGAGGGTGCGACTCCCGCACCCGAAGGGCGCTGA
- a CDS encoding DivIVA domain-containing protein, producing MALTPDDVVTKQFQHVRFKDGFDPDEVDDFLDEIVIEWRKALEENVELKAKLAAYESGAAPEAAAPAAAEAPAAAAPVAEVPAEPAPTGSATATAGIIELAQRLHDEHVAEGEAKRNALIAEAETEVARIRTEAEAKQREESARLERERNTLEARITELRNFERDYRSQLRGYIEGQLRELDEKSTSTDSTPVSAIGL from the coding sequence ATGGCACTTACCCCGGATGACGTCGTCACCAAGCAGTTCCAGCACGTCCGCTTCAAGGACGGCTTCGACCCGGACGAGGTCGACGACTTCCTCGACGAGATCGTCATCGAGTGGCGCAAGGCCCTCGAGGAGAACGTCGAGCTGAAGGCCAAGCTGGCCGCATACGAGTCCGGTGCTGCTCCTGAAGCCGCCGCTCCCGCTGCCGCCGAGGCTCCGGCCGCCGCCGCCCCTGTCGCCGAGGTTCCTGCTGAGCCCGCTCCGACCGGCTCCGCCACCGCGACCGCCGGCATCATCGAACTCGCACAGCGTCTGCACGACGAGCACGTCGCCGAGGGTGAGGCGAAGCGCAACGCGCTCATCGCCGAGGCCGAGACCGAGGTCGCCCGCATCCGCACCGAGGCCGAGGCCAAGCAGCGCGAGGAGTCGGCCCGACTCGAGCGCGAGCGCAACACGCTCGAGGCTCGTATCACCGAACTCCGCAACTTCGAGCGCGACTACCGCTCGCAGCTGCGCGGCTACATCGAGGGTCAGCTCCGCGAGCTCGACGAGAAGTCGACCTCCACGGACTCGACGCCCGTTTCCGCGATCGGTCTGTAA
- a CDS encoding YggT family protein: MQLVSVLASIVHLVLLLYVFVLFARLILDYIPMFNREWRPKGFGLVAAEAVYTLTDPPIRFFRRIIPPLRIGSLSLDFGFTLTLLIVLILMNVVGLFIR; this comes from the coding sequence GTGCAGCTGGTCTCCGTTCTCGCGAGCATCGTCCATCTGGTGCTCCTCCTGTACGTCTTCGTGCTTTTCGCGCGCCTGATCCTGGACTACATCCCGATGTTCAATCGGGAGTGGCGTCCCAAGGGTTTCGGATTGGTGGCTGCCGAGGCGGTCTACACGCTCACCGATCCGCCCATCCGGTTCTTCCGGCGGATCATTCCGCCGCTGCGGATCGGTTCGCTCTCTCTTGATTTCGGGTTCACGCTCACCCTTCTGATCGTTCTGATTCTGATGAACGTCGTCGGGCTGTTCATCCGCTGA
- a CDS encoding cell division protein SepF codes for MGNPLKKTMVYLGLADEEEVYEEETQAPARAHRERDRDREEPAPAPVTPLRRPVAVRQPSAGAVNEILTVHPKQYRDAQLIAESFREGVPVIINLSQMSDADARRLIDFASGLSLGLYGRIERVTSKVFLLSPENIAVSGHGGIAHADAESAGFDQS; via the coding sequence ATGGGTAACCCGCTGAAGAAGACCATGGTGTATCTCGGCCTCGCCGATGAAGAAGAGGTCTACGAGGAGGAGACGCAGGCACCCGCCCGCGCTCACCGCGAACGTGACCGTGACCGCGAGGAGCCGGCACCGGCCCCCGTCACGCCGCTTCGTCGCCCCGTCGCCGTCCGCCAGCCGTCTGCAGGAGCCGTGAACGAGATTCTCACCGTCCACCCGAAGCAGTACCGCGACGCCCAGCTGATCGCGGAGAGCTTCCGCGAGGGCGTCCCGGTCATCATCAACCTCTCCCAGATGAGCGACGCCGACGCGCGTCGCCTCATCGATTTCGCGAGCGGGCTCTCTCTCGGTCTCTACGGCCGTATCGAGCGCGTGACCTCGAAGGTGTTCCTGCTGTCGCCGGAGAACATCGCCGTCTCGGGTCACGGGGGCATCGCACACGCAGACGCCGAGTCTGCGGGCTTCGACCAGTCGTAG